A single genomic interval of Croceibacter atlanticus HTCC2559 harbors:
- a CDS encoding LacI family DNA-binding transcriptional regulator — MPVTLKDIAEKLNISITTVSKALKDYPDVSKKTKRLVKETASLLNYKPNSFAVNLRTKESKTIGLIIPEIVHHFFSSVINGIINQAEKKGYLVIILQSNESYELEKKQIDLLLAKRVDGILISLANESTDYSHLNEILNQNVPLVMFDKIAKLVNCSKVIINDRQAAAIATQHLIDIGCKHIAHFRGPLLPQNSIDRFLGYKKTLLDNNLKYDSSLVYISDDMSFENGKTNISKMLSEHEHVDGIFINTDLVAVGAIAELNNRGIKVPEDIAIVGFSNWFMSSVISPKLTTINQPGFDMGKQSFKLLYKEIKASKKNNPLVPKTVVLDTDLIIRETTSSTR, encoded by the coding sequence ATGCCTGTTACTTTAAAAGATATTGCTGAAAAACTAAACATTTCAATAACAACAGTTTCTAAAGCATTAAAGGATTATCCGGACGTAAGTAAAAAAACTAAACGACTTGTAAAAGAGACTGCTAGTTTATTAAACTATAAACCAAATTCATTTGCTGTAAACCTTAGAACAAAGGAGTCTAAGACTATTGGCCTAATTATCCCTGAAATTGTACATCACTTTTTTTCAAGCGTTATAAATGGTATTATTAATCAGGCTGAAAAAAAAGGCTATTTGGTAATCATACTACAATCCAACGAGTCTTATGAATTAGAAAAAAAACAAATAGATTTATTGCTTGCAAAACGCGTAGATGGGATACTTATTTCTCTAGCGAATGAGTCGACAGATTATTCTCACTTAAATGAAATACTTAACCAAAATGTTCCGTTGGTTATGTTTGATAAGATTGCCAAATTAGTGAATTGCTCTAAAGTGATTATTAATGATCGACAAGCTGCAGCAATTGCTACTCAACATTTAATAGATATTGGCTGTAAACATATTGCTCACTTTAGAGGACCATTATTACCACAAAACTCTATAGACAGGTTTTTAGGTTATAAAAAGACATTATTAGATAATAACCTAAAGTATGACTCATCACTAGTTTATATTAGTGATGATATGAGTTTTGAAAATGGTAAAACTAATATTTCAAAAATGCTTTCGGAACACGAGCATGTAGATGGCATATTTATTAATACAGATTTAGTTGCTGTAGGAGCCATAGCTGAGCTTAATAACCGAGGTATAAAAGTTCCTGAAGATATTGCAATTGTAGGATTTAGTAACTGGTTTATGTCTTCTGTAATCTCTCCAAAACTTACTACAATTAATCAACCAGGTTTCGATATGGGGAAACAATCCTTTAAACTTCTTTACAAAGAAATAAAGGCGTCTAAGAAAAATAACCCTTTAGTTCCTAAAACTGTAGTATTAGATACAGATTTGATTATTAGAGAAACTACAAGTTCTACACGTTAA
- a CDS encoding MFS transporter encodes MNFGFFGIQFSFGLQQSNMSAIYKYLGANEADIPMLWLAGPVTGLIVQPIIGALSDGTWSPKFGRRKPFFLIGAVLASIALLIMPYSTTIWMAASLLWILDAGNNIAMEPYRAFVSDKLNKKQHSLGFLMQSFFTGLGTTLANFTPAILISLGFFLASDRMANGIPVSTYWAFFIGSFASIATILYSVLTTKEFPPTQEELNALKLDKERGNILTRVWIDIVDAFKNMPLTMKQLIPVKFFTWYAMFCYWQYLTSSLSLSLFGTLDETSEGFSQAQVLTGQVNGTYNIICFVVAFALVPLAYKIGAKGVHFVSLLLGGIGLLSIPFLGVDNILFSVTNPFGSGQIEIASIYLFTIGLGVAWASMLAMPYQLLAGSIPKEKTGVYMGIFNMFIVIPMIIQIVTMQYFVYDLLGQNPINVLNLAGVFLVLAAIFTLFIKVGPKNLIVK; translated from the coding sequence ATGAATTTTGGGTTCTTTGGGATTCAATTTAGTTTCGGGTTACAGCAAAGTAACATGAGTGCCATTTATAAATATTTAGGTGCAAATGAAGCAGATATACCAATGCTTTGGTTGGCAGGACCAGTTACAGGACTTATTGTTCAGCCTATAATTGGAGCGTTAAGTGACGGCACTTGGTCTCCAAAATTTGGCCGAAGAAAACCATTCTTTTTAATTGGAGCTGTGTTAGCAAGTATAGCTTTGTTAATCATGCCATATTCAACAACCATCTGGATGGCAGCAAGCTTATTATGGATTTTAGATGCAGGTAATAATATCGCAATGGAACCATATAGGGCATTTGTGTCTGATAAATTAAATAAAAAACAGCATTCATTAGGATTCTTAATGCAAAGTTTTTTTACAGGATTAGGGACAACTCTTGCAAACTTCACGCCAGCTATCTTAATATCTCTTGGGTTTTTCTTAGCATCAGATAGAATGGCTAACGGTATACCGGTCTCTACATATTGGGCATTTTTCATAGGATCATTTGCTTCTATTGCAACAATATTGTATTCAGTTTTAACTACTAAAGAGTTTCCACCTACACAAGAGGAATTAAACGCATTAAAATTAGATAAAGAACGAGGAAATATCCTTACAAGAGTTTGGATTGATATTGTTGATGCATTTAAAAACATGCCTCTTACAATGAAACAATTAATACCAGTTAAGTTTTTTACTTGGTACGCTATGTTTTGCTATTGGCAGTATCTTACCTCTTCTTTATCATTATCTCTTTTTGGTACATTAGATGAGACTTCAGAAGGGTTTAGTCAAGCACAAGTGTTAACGGGACAAGTAAATGGAACTTATAACATAATATGTTTTGTAGTTGCTTTTGCGTTAGTGCCATTAGCTTATAAAATTGGAGCTAAAGGCGTTCACTTTGTAAGTCTTTTACTAGGTGGTATTGGGTTGTTAAGTATACCTTTTTTAGGTGTAGACAACATATTATTTAGCGTAACTAATCCATTTGGAAGTGGTCAAATAGAAATAGCTTCAATATACCTATTTACAATAGGTTTAGGGGTTGCTTGGGCATCTATGTTAGCTATGCCTTATCAGTTATTAGCGGGATCAATACCTAAAGAAAAGACAGGTGTCTATATGGGCATATTTAATATGTTTATAGTTATTCCTATGATTATCCAAATAGTTACCATGCAATATTTTGTATATGATTTATTAGGTCAAAACCCAATTAATGTATTGAATTTAGCAGGTGTGTTTTTAGTGTTAGCAGCAATTTTCACCTTATTTATAAAAGTTGGTCCTAAAAATTTAATTGTTAAATAG
- the queG gene encoding tRNA epoxyqueuosine(34) reductase QueG, whose translation MNTKAQYSAFIKNEAKRLGFMSCGISKAEFLEAEAPRLEEWLSKNRHGEMQYMENYFDKRLDPTKLVEGSKSVVSLLLNYYPSETQTKESYKISKYAYGTDYHFVIKDKLKTLLHSIQEEIGDVHGRAFVDSAPVLDKAWAAKSGLGWIGKHSNLLSKQAGSFYFIAELIIDLELDYDTPVTDHCGTCTACIDACPTQAIIEPYKVDGSKCISYLTIELKNEIPNGFSNQMDDWMFGCDVCQDVCPWNRFSKPHNEPLFNPHPELLTKSKSEWQELTKEVFAEIFKKSAVKRTKFTGLKRNINFLNSED comes from the coding sequence TTGAATACTAAAGCTCAATATTCTGCATTTATAAAAAATGAAGCCAAGAGATTAGGGTTTATGTCTTGTGGAATTTCTAAAGCAGAATTTCTCGAAGCAGAAGCGCCAAGATTAGAAGAGTGGCTGTCTAAAAATAGACATGGTGAGATGCAGTATATGGAGAATTATTTTGATAAACGCCTTGACCCTACTAAACTAGTTGAAGGCTCAAAAAGCGTTGTGTCTCTACTATTAAATTATTATCCTTCAGAAACTCAAACAAAAGAATCTTATAAGATCTCAAAATATGCTTACGGTACAGACTATCATTTTGTCATAAAAGATAAACTAAAAACATTATTACATAGCATTCAGGAAGAAATAGGAGATGTTCACGGTCGTGCTTTTGTAGATTCTGCTCCAGTTCTTGATAAAGCTTGGGCTGCAAAAAGCGGCTTGGGCTGGATTGGTAAGCATAGTAACTTATTATCTAAACAGGCAGGATCTTTTTACTTTATAGCTGAGTTAATTATAGATTTAGAGCTAGATTATGATACGCCAGTTACAGACCATTGTGGTACGTGTACGGCTTGTATAGATGCTTGTCCAACACAGGCAATTATAGAACCTTATAAAGTAGATGGCAGCAAATGTATTTCATATTTAACTATTGAGCTTAAGAACGAAATACCTAATGGGTTTTCAAACCAAATGGACGATTGGATGTTTGGTTGCGATGTATGTCAAGATGTATGCCCTTGGAATAGGTTTAGCAAACCCCATAATGAACCATTATTTAATCCACATCCAGAGTTGCTCACTAAATCTAAGAGTGAGTGGCAAGAATTAACAAAAGAAGTGTTTGCAGAGATTTTCAAGAAATCTGCAGTAAAACGAACTAAGTTTACAGGGCTAAAACGGAATATTAATTTTTTAAATTCGGAAGATTAA
- a CDS encoding peroxiredoxin-like family protein, protein MKPTEKAPNLSLPLVNDTEWELYSQNPEHFTLLVFYRGLHCPVCKKQLEELSSKLEDFKNEGVNVVAISMDTEKRAKLSQEKWDTGNLPIAYGLSEEDAKTWGLYFSKAISDSEPELFSEPGLFLIKNDHSLYFSSIQTMPFARPKVEDLIKAFQFIKDKDYPARGKA, encoded by the coding sequence ATGAAACCAACAGAAAAAGCACCTAACCTGTCATTACCATTAGTAAATGATACAGAATGGGAGTTATACAGCCAGAATCCAGAGCATTTTACACTTTTAGTATTTTATAGAGGCTTACATTGTCCTGTATGTAAAAAACAACTTGAGGAATTATCGTCTAAGTTAGAAGATTTTAAAAATGAAGGCGTAAATGTAGTAGCAATCTCTATGGATACTGAAAAGAGAGCGAAGCTTTCTCAAGAAAAATGGGACACTGGTAATTTACCAATTGCATATGGTCTTAGTGAAGAAGATGCTAAAACTTGGGGACTTTATTTTTCAAAAGCAATATCAGATAGTGAACCAGAATTATTTTCTGAACCTGGATTGTTTTTAATTAAAAATGATCATTCTTTATACTTTTCATCTATACAAACTATGCCGTTTGCAAGACCTAAAGTTGAAGATTTAATTAAAGCATTTCAATTTATTAAGGATAAAGATTATCCTGCAAGAGGGAAAGCATAA
- a CDS encoding glutaredoxin family protein, with product MKFFVSIICVLLFTSLTFSQSNPLVIKEKTPLIIYGSNTCHYCIDTKLFLKEKNIEFIFYDIDLSVSKLNEMLKKLSTNGVDISNVKLPVIDKSGKLFMNDSKFQDFLKMLVQ from the coding sequence ATGAAATTTTTCGTATCTATAATTTGTGTTTTATTATTTACATCTCTTACATTTTCTCAAAGCAATCCTTTAGTAATTAAAGAAAAGACACCATTAATTATTTATGGGAGTAACACCTGTCATTACTGTATAGATACAAAACTATTTTTAAAAGAAAAAAATATCGAGTTTATATTCTATGACATAGACCTTAGTGTAAGTAAGTTAAATGAAATGCTCAAAAAATTAAGTACTAATGGTGTTGATATTTCAAATGTGAAATTACCTGTTATAGATAAATCTGGGAAATTATTTATGAATGATAGTAAGTTTCAAGATTTCCTAAAAATGCTTGTTCAATAA
- a CDS encoding glycoside hydrolase 100 family protein, translated as MTNNPYNKAKELLVEASSDFGFLASANNISNYKRVWARDGVICGLAALLDGDNILVSTFKKTLITLADHQHNLGHIPSNVYYGKSGVELSFGGLAGRVDTISWFIIGVANYVHFTGDTEFLDEMIPKINKGLWLLNAWEFNNNHLIYVPRSGNWADEYITEGHTFYDQVLRLWALRTINHLTPKIEYQEKINIVTKKLVINYKSGTHNNVFHPKAYSKMPESKFWQASITPSGYQNMFDAFGNSLAIFLELGETSFRNKVIQYSEVLRKKLPLGLLPAFWDPIKKGDKQWDLLENNCKYEFRNYPYTFHNGGTWQMVNSFYGVSIVENNSINAQQVLSNIEALNEVEDYAFYENFNTKTKEPNGVPKCTWSASGQIILSQYLKGKKLLK; from the coding sequence ATGACAAACAATCCTTATAATAAAGCTAAAGAACTTTTGGTTGAGGCAAGTTCAGATTTTGGATTTTTGGCAAGTGCCAACAACATATCTAATTATAAAAGAGTTTGGGCTAGAGATGGAGTAATTTGTGGGTTGGCGGCCTTATTAGATGGAGATAATATATTAGTTTCTACATTTAAAAAGACACTAATTACTTTAGCAGATCATCAACACAATTTAGGACATATTCCTTCCAATGTTTATTATGGTAAAAGTGGTGTAGAGCTTAGTTTTGGAGGTTTAGCAGGTCGTGTAGATACTATTTCTTGGTTTATAATTGGAGTTGCTAACTATGTTCATTTCACGGGAGATACAGAGTTTCTAGATGAAATGATTCCAAAGATAAATAAGGGCTTATGGCTTTTAAATGCTTGGGAATTTAATAACAACCATCTTATATATGTGCCGAGATCTGGTAATTGGGCAGATGAGTACATCACAGAAGGACATACATTTTATGATCAGGTATTAAGGTTATGGGCTTTACGTACAATAAATCACTTAACACCAAAAATAGAATATCAAGAAAAAATTAATATTGTCACAAAAAAGCTTGTGATAAATTATAAAAGTGGAACTCATAATAATGTGTTTCATCCTAAAGCTTATTCTAAAATGCCTGAATCAAAATTTTGGCAGGCATCAATTACACCATCAGGTTATCAAAATATGTTTGATGCTTTCGGAAATAGCTTAGCTATATTTTTAGAACTAGGAGAAACTTCGTTTAGAAACAAAGTAATTCAATATTCTGAAGTTTTAAGAAAAAAACTACCATTAGGTTTACTTCCTGCATTTTGGGATCCTATTAAAAAAGGAGATAAGCAATGGGATTTACTGGAAAACAATTGTAAGTATGAATTTAGGAACTATCCATACACGTTCCATAATGGTGGAACATGGCAAATGGTTAATAGTTTTTACGGAGTATCGATTGTTGAAAATAATTCTATTAACGCACAACAAGTATTGTCTAATATAGAAGCATTAAACGAGGTTGAAGATTATGCTTTCTATGAAAATTTTAATACTAAAACTAAGGAACCAAACGGTGTTCCAAAATGTACTTGGAGTGCTTCTGGACAAATTATTTTATCTCAATACCTTAAAGGAAAAAAGCTTCTTAAATAA
- a CDS encoding cytochrome c oxidase subunit I: MSAVAVAHDDHSHDDHGHHHKETFITKYIFSQDHKMIAKQYLITGLIMGAIGIGMSILFRLQLAWPEESFWVFEFFLGKWAEGGVMDPGVYLALVTIHGTIMVFFVLTAGLSGTFSNLLIPLQIGARDMASGFLNMVSYWLFFISSVIMLCSLFVESGPASAGWTIYPPLSALPQAIPGSGTGMTLWLSSMAVFIASSLLGSLNYIVTVINLRTKGMSMTRLPLTIWAFFVTAIIGVVSFPVLLSAALMLIMDRSFGTSFFLSDIYIAGEVLQHQGGSPVLFEHLFWFLGHPEVYIVLLPALGITSEIIATNSRKPIFGYRAMVASILAIAFLSTIVWGHHMFISGMNPFLGSVFTFTTLLIAIPSAVKSFNYITTLWKGNLQMNPGMLFSIGLVSTFISGGLTGIILGDSTLDINVHDTYFVVAHFHLVMGISALYGLFAGVYHWFPKMFQGRMMNKNLGYVHFWVTAIGAYGIFFPMHFIGMAGLPRRYYTNTAFPYFDDLTDVNVAITIFAIITASVQLVFIYNFVHSIFYGKVGSQNPWKSNTLEWTADQKHVHGNWSGQIPHVYRWPYDYSKLNEDETDYVIPGQDWVGQHIPMQENEEEMNH, from the coding sequence ATGTCAGCAGTAGCAGTAGCACACGATGATCACTCACATGACGATCACGGGCATCATCACAAAGAAACATTTATAACCAAGTACATCTTTAGTCAAGATCATAAGATGATTGCTAAGCAATATCTTATTACAGGTCTTATTATGGGTGCTATAGGAATAGGTATGTCAATCCTATTCCGTTTACAGTTAGCTTGGCCAGAAGAATCATTCTGGGTTTTCGAATTCTTTTTAGGAAAATGGGCAGAAGGTGGTGTTATGGATCCTGGTGTTTATTTAGCATTAGTAACTATTCACGGTACCATAATGGTATTCTTTGTATTAACTGCTGGTTTAAGTGGTACATTCTCAAACCTATTAATTCCACTTCAAATTGGAGCACGAGACATGGCTTCAGGATTCCTTAATATGGTTTCTTATTGGTTATTCTTTATTTCAAGTGTAATCATGTTATGTTCTCTTTTTGTTGAATCTGGACCTGCATCTGCTGGTTGGACAATTTATCCTCCATTAAGTGCATTACCTCAGGCAATTCCAGGTTCTGGTACAGGTATGACATTATGGTTAAGCTCTATGGCGGTATTTATTGCGTCGTCTTTATTAGGTTCTCTAAATTATATTGTAACTGTAATAAACTTACGTACTAAAGGTATGTCTATGACACGCCTTCCTTTAACTATATGGGCATTTTTTGTAACAGCAATTATTGGTGTAGTTTCTTTCCCAGTATTACTTTCTGCTGCATTAATGTTAATTATGGATAGAAGCTTTGGGACATCTTTCTTCTTAAGTGATATTTATATTGCAGGTGAAGTTTTACAACACCAAGGAGGATCTCCAGTTTTATTTGAACACTTATTTTGGTTCTTAGGTCACCCAGAAGTATATATAGTTCTACTTCCTGCTTTAGGAATCACTTCAGAAATTATTGCAACAAATTCTCGTAAACCTATTTTTGGTTATAGAGCTATGGTTGCTTCTATATTAGCAATTGCTTTCTTGTCTACAATTGTATGGGGTCACCATATGTTTATTTCAGGAATGAATCCGTTCTTAGGTTCTGTATTTACATTTACTACATTATTAATTGCAATACCATCTGCAGTAAAATCTTTCAACTATATTACAACTCTTTGGAAAGGTAACTTACAGATGAATCCTGGTATGTTATTCTCAATAGGTTTAGTATCTACTTTCATTTCAGGTGGTTTAACAGGTATCATCTTAGGAGACAGTACTCTAGATATTAACGTTCACGATACTTATTTTGTAGTAGCTCACTTTCACTTAGTAATGGGTATTTCTGCTTTGTATGGTTTATTTGCTGGTGTTTACCATTGGTTCCCAAAAATGTTCCAAGGTCGTATGATGAACAAGAATCTTGGTTACGTTCACTTTTGGGTAACAGCTATAGGAGCTTATGGAATTTTCTTCCCTATGCACTTCATAGGTATGGCAGGTTTACCAAGACGTTACTATACTAACACAGCATTCCCTTATTTTGATGATTTAACAGATGTAAATGTTGCTATTACTATTTTTGCAATTATTACTGCTTCAGTACAGTTAGTATTCATTTACAACTTTGTACACTCAATTTTCTACGGAAAAGTTGGTTCTCAAAACCCTTGGAAATCTAATACTCTTGAGTGGACAGCAGATCAGAAACATGTTCACGGAAACTGGTCTGGTCAAATACCACACGTTTACCGTTGGCCTTATGACTACTCTAAGTTAAATGAAGATGAAACAGACTATGTTATTCCAGGTCAAGATTGGGTAGGACAACATATTCCTATGCAAGAAAACGAAGAGGAAATGAATCATTAA
- the ruvB gene encoding Holliday junction branch migration DNA helicase RuvB codes for MNENLDPSGESFSKEEFDIERALRPLSFSDFAGQDQVLENLKIFVEAANQRNEALDHTLFHGPPGLGKTTLAHILANELNVGIKVTSGPVLDKPGDLAGLLTNLEPRDVLFIDEIHRLSPVIEEYLYSAMEDYKIDIMIETGPNARSVQINLNPFTLIGATTRSGLLTAPMRARFGISSRLQYYSTELLSTIVERSSSILNVPIDLEAAIEIAGRSRGTPRIANALLRRVRDFAQIKGNGRIDMSISKFGLKALNVDANGLDEMDNRILSTIIEKFKGGPVGITTLATAVSESAETIEEVYEPFLIQQGFIMRTPRGREVTEAAYKHLGKIKGSVQGGLF; via the coding sequence ATGAATGAAAATTTAGATCCTTCAGGTGAATCTTTCAGTAAAGAAGAATTTGATATAGAGCGTGCATTACGACCGCTAAGCTTTTCAGATTTTGCTGGACAAGATCAAGTATTAGAAAACTTGAAGATATTTGTTGAAGCAGCAAATCAAAGAAATGAGGCTTTAGACCATACATTGTTCCATGGTCCTCCAGGTTTAGGTAAAACAACATTGGCTCATATTCTTGCAAACGAATTAAATGTAGGGATAAAGGTTACTTCTGGACCAGTATTAGATAAGCCTGGAGACTTAGCAGGTTTGTTAACTAACCTTGAACCTAGGGATGTTTTATTTATAGATGAAATACATAGACTAAGTCCTGTTATCGAAGAATACCTTTATTCTGCGATGGAAGACTATAAAATTGATATTATGATTGAAACCGGTCCAAATGCAAGATCGGTTCAAATAAATCTAAACCCATTTACGCTAATAGGCGCAACAACCCGCTCAGGTTTATTAACAGCACCAATGCGTGCTAGGTTTGGAATATCTAGTAGACTTCAATATTATTCAACAGAATTATTAAGTACAATTGTAGAGCGTAGTTCTAGTATTTTAAATGTACCAATAGATCTTGAAGCTGCTATAGAAATTGCAGGACGAAGTAGAGGAACGCCACGTATAGCAAACGCCCTTTTGAGACGTGTGAGAGATTTTGCACAAATAAAAGGTAATGGTAGGATAGATATGTCTATCTCTAAATTTGGTCTTAAAGCATTAAATGTTGATGCTAATGGTTTAGATGAAATGGATAATAGAATCTTAAGTACAATTATCGAGAAATTTAAAGGTGGTCCTGTAGGTATTACGACATTAGCCACAGCAGTTTCTGAAAGTGCAGAAACTATAGAAGAGGTGTACGAGCCATTTCTTATACAACAAGGCTTTATAATGAGAACACCTAGAGGTAGAGAAGTTACAGAAGCCGCTTATAAGCATTTAGGGAAAATAAAGGGAAGTGTGCAAGGAGGTTTATTTTAA
- a CDS encoding TonB-dependent receptor, producing the protein MNLRFKNLVFLLLLCLGANEIVAQSTIKGKVKDENGMPLPGVNLVLKDTTSGAVSDFDGNYEIVNIADGTYTLNVSFLGYSKITKFITVTGEDIIQNFIMSEDSESLDQIIITGVTNPKSKIESSISITSLGLKTIENSAPRTTAEIFRTVPGIRSESSGGEGNSNIAVRGVPISSGGSKYVQLQEDGLPVLLFGDMSFATADIFTRFDANVKRIEAIRGGSASTLSSNSPGAIINFISKTGKVEGGSLSTNFGLDYNSFRTDFDYGTPIGEDLYFHMGGFYRVGEGIRDAGYTANNGGQFKFNITKEFETGFVRLSAKYLNDRAIGYLPMPIQVTGSNDNPTFNNAPGFDATQGTLHTPFLSQNIGLGANGELRRSKVADGMHPVSTSIGLLADFELVDGWKIKNNGRFSVNNGSFVSPFPASVGTAENVLAGDFATDNGWNSFTYANDGSAVSDTQLVTPVVLFDTKLNNFNNFMNDLRLSKSFDKLDVTLGFFKSYQNVSMSWLWNSYLLEASSDNARLINIADASGASLSDNGLFAYGAALFGNCCQRNYDTNYNISAPYAQISYEASEKLNFDGSVRLDLGKVDGTFSGPVGSAFDVNRDGVISAPEQNVQSINNANPTVVDYDYNYVSYSFGVNYKLKDNQAVFARYSKGASAKADRILFASDANGDPLNYLDGDDVNALDFLSQAELGYKQGFKNGTLYATAFYSKTTEEGGFEASTQEIIENDYKSFGLEVEGSYRVNNFDFRAGVTYTKAEIDSGDNEGNTPRRQPDFIYNLLPSYNFGANKQNTIGLSFIGQSEAYAQDSNALVLPAFVIVNSFVRFGITEGLSANISANNIFDTLGITESEEGAITEGQVNYIRARPVPGRSISLGLSYNF; encoded by the coding sequence ATGAATTTAAGATTTAAAAATTTAGTTTTTCTTTTGCTTTTATGTTTGGGAGCAAATGAAATAGTTGCACAGTCGACTATAAAAGGAAAGGTAAAAGACGAAAATGGTATGCCATTACCTGGCGTAAACCTAGTTTTAAAAGATACTACAAGTGGAGCTGTATCAGATTTTGATGGAAACTATGAAATTGTAAACATTGCAGATGGAACCTATACTCTTAACGTTTCATTTTTAGGGTATAGTAAAATCACCAAATTTATTACAGTAACAGGAGAAGATATTATTCAGAATTTTATAATGTCTGAAGATAGTGAGTCTTTAGACCAAATTATTATTACTGGTGTTACTAATCCAAAATCAAAAATTGAATCTAGTATATCGATCACATCATTAGGATTAAAAACTATTGAAAACTCTGCACCTAGAACAACTGCTGAAATTTTTAGAACTGTACCTGGTATAAGATCAGAATCTTCTGGTGGTGAAGGAAACTCAAACATAGCTGTTAGAGGTGTACCAATTTCATCTGGAGGTTCTAAATACGTGCAATTACAAGAAGACGGTTTACCAGTATTATTATTTGGAGACATGTCTTTTGCAACTGCAGATATTTTCACACGTTTTGATGCAAATGTAAAACGTATAGAAGCTATACGTGGTGGTTCGGCATCTACATTGTCTTCTAATTCTCCTGGTGCAATAATAAATTTTATTAGCAAAACAGGTAAGGTAGAAGGAGGCTCATTAAGTACAAATTTTGGATTAGATTATAATTCATTTAGAACAGATTTTGATTATGGAACACCTATAGGTGAAGATTTATATTTTCACATGGGTGGTTTTTATAGAGTAGGTGAAGGAATAAGGGATGCAGGATATACAGCAAATAACGGAGGGCAATTCAAATTTAATATTACTAAAGAATTTGAGACGGGTTTTGTTAGGTTGTCTGCTAAATATTTAAATGACAGAGCTATAGGTTACCTGCCTATGCCAATACAAGTTACAGGTTCTAATGATAATCCAACTTTTAATAATGCGCCTGGTTTTGATGCTACACAAGGTACATTACATACCCCGTTTTTATCTCAAAATATAGGCTTAGGAGCAAATGGTGAATTACGTAGGTCTAAAGTTGCAGATGGTATGCATCCTGTATCAACATCAATAGGACTTTTGGCAGATTTTGAATTAGTTGACGGATGGAAAATAAAAAATAATGGTAGGTTTTCTGTTAATAATGGATCATTTGTATCTCCTTTTCCTGCATCTGTAGGAACAGCTGAAAATGTGTTGGCTGGTGATTTTGCTACAGATAATGGATGGAATTCTTTTACATATGCAAATGATGGTAGCGCTGTAAGTGATACTCAATTAGTAACACCAGTAGTTTTGTTTGATACCAAACTAAATAACTTTAATAATTTCATGAATGATTTAAGACTCTCAAAATCTTTTGACAAGTTAGATGTAACTTTAGGCTTCTTTAAATCATATCAAAATGTATCTATGTCTTGGTTATGGAATTCTTACTTGCTCGAGGCATCTAGTGATAATGCAAGATTAATAAATATAGCAGACGCATCTGGTGCTAGCTTAAGTGATAACGGCTTATTTGCCTATGGAGCGGCATTATTTGGCAATTGTTGTCAACGTAATTACGATACAAACTATAATATTTCAGCCCCTTATGCTCAAATTTCTTACGAAGCATCAGAAAAATTAAATTTTGATGGTAGTGTGAGGTTAGATTTAGGTAAGGTAGATGGTACATTCTCTGGTCCTGTTGGTTCTGCATTCGATGTAAATAGAGATGGTGTAATCTCTGCACCAGAGCAAAATGTTCAATCTATAAATAATGCTAACCCTACTGTTGTAGATTATGATTATAATTATGTGTCTTATTCATTTGGTGTAAACTATAAATTAAAAGATAATCAAGCTGTTTTTGCTAGATACAGCAAAGGAGCCTCGGCTAAAGCAGACCGTATTTTATTTGCCTCAGACGCTAATGGAGATCCTTTAAATTATTTAGATGGAGATGATGTAAACGCATTAGACTTCTTGAGTCAAGCAGAATTAGGATATAAACAAGGTTTTAAAAACGGAACTTTATACGCTACAGCATTTTACTCTAAAACTACAGAGGAAGGTGGATTTGAAGCTAGTACACAAGAAATAATTGAAAACGATTATAAGTCTTTTGGTCTTGAAGTTGAAGGGTCTTATAGAGTAAATAATTTTGATTTTCGTGCAGGTGTGACATATACAAAAGCAGAAATAGACTCTGGAGATAACGAAGGAAATACACCAAGAAGGCAACCAGACTTTATATATAATTTATTGCCATCTTATAATTTTGGAGCAAACAAACAAAATACAATTGGTTTAAGCTTTATTGGGCAGTCAGAAGCTTATGCGCAAGACTCTAATGCGTTAGTTTTACCAGCATTTGTAATAGTTAATAGTTTTGTAAGGTTTGGAATTACAGAAGGCTTATCAGCTAATATATCTGCAAATAATATTTTTGACACATTAGGAATAACAGAGTCTGAGGAAGGTGCAATTACAGAGGGTCAAGTTAATTATATACGTGCAAGACCAGTGCCAGGAAGATCTATCTCATTAGGACTTAGCTATAATTTCTAA